From the Argentina anserina chromosome 3, drPotAnse1.1, whole genome shotgun sequence genome, the window ATTTGCTACCAACTAATAAGAACTGTCAACCAACACTCATAGATCGCATTCACTACAAGATTTAGATTATGATGAAGAAAACTATGACTGGTCAACAGAACACTACAAGAACAAATCGCACAACGGTAAGTTTGTCCATCGAAGGGAGGCAGAAAAGTGAGATAACACAAGCACAACAGCTTCACAacttatgaaaatgaaatcccAGATTGGCTTCAGAAGGAATAAATATAAGATATTATTGAATCTCAGTTAGGTCATCAATCCAATCATGATATACAGGGTGCAAGTTTGTTacagaagcaaaaaaaaaaaacagaagatACAAACAAGATAAATCCAATACAAGTTCTACTGCCAGAGAAGAGGAACTGACCTCAAAACTAATATGAAAAATGCAGAAATATTGATGGGAGGTCATAGCCGTAAAATCAGCAAACTATCTGAGTAATGATATAGATGAAACATTGAAACATGATGATCACAGTGACCTGTTTGGCAGCCTTCTCTTCAACACAATGCACACAGATACTTTGAGCAGTTTGATCACCATAATATTTTTGATCAAAGAGCGTGGAGTCCAAATCTTTATAATAGATAAAAGAACTGAGCAGGAATTCTGCTTATCACATCAAGCATACTCAGGATTGAATGATATAGCCTCTCTGTATATCATATCTTTCATTTGCTCTTCCCCCAACGGTTGTtgctcaaaatcaaaagagaaTGGAACAGTGCAGACTGGTTCATCAGCTACGTCATGCAGTCTTTCAAGGTAAGGATGAGCTAATGCTTCTTCAACTGCAAAGCACAagtaacaaaattaaaacatggTGACGCAAGTTTAGTAATTACCATAACCAGTATAAACCATTAAGACCATGCAATAGAAAAATTAGACAAAATTGTGTGTGTGCACGGGCGTCAGGCTTTCTATGCTAAGGACATCTGTATTTATTCAATGGAAGGGATTTCTTTTTAGCAGACCAACTTTCTGATCACGTTTTCTCATCATAACCGTTCAGTATTTAGGTATATATGagtataaaatatattgatGTTTCATAAGGCACCAAAAGAATGATATGGGATGAGAAATTACCAGTGATCCTTTTTGTGGGATCAAATGTCAACATTCTATCCACTAGATCAATGGCCAACGGATGCACGTGTGGGAAAAGCTTCACCATTTGTTGACGAGGATGCTGGGGAAGCTGTCGAATGTACCTTCTGGCATCTTCATTCCGAACAAATCCAAGATCAGACTCAGTTGGTGTCCCAAGAAGCTATAATTAAACATAAGAAGCATGTGTTTAGTATGTTGCTAACAGATATTTCTAAAGGCTGATAACTCGGTCGTCCAAAGTCGTGGAGGAAACTCAGGAAAGTGGGGTGGTAGAGCTTAACAACAAGATATATTAAGTAAtttcaaaagtaaaaaataaaaaataaagtaaTTTTGGTGAAGCATCAAAAACTTGAGAATGCATCATGAAGTGTCCACCATTCTAATACGCAAAAATCATCCCTGGAACTGTAAGTTGGAAAGTATTATACTTTCCATTTGTTATGTATTTGGTGCATGTGCCAAAGGCCTTTTAATTCAAGcacaaaatcacaaaaaccATATTACAGATCACGGAGGATGAGCATTACAATGGCACTTTCATTTCCTGTAAACTATGATTCTTGCAATCCCAAATCAACTCAAATTTAACTTTTAATTTCACCTGTCTATAATTTATCTTACCTCTGTCAATAGACGCATCTGATGGACATGATCTTTGCCAGGAAACAGAGGCTTTCTATTCATAAGCTCCATAAAGATACAACCCACAGACCAAACATCTATTGCTGCAGTATAATCAGAAGAGTTCAACAGTAGCTCAGGTGCCCTGTACCATCTGGTGACAACATACTCGGTCAATAACTCATTCTCCGCAGtcggccgggcaaggccaaagTCACATATCTTAAGATCACAATTAGCATTCAACAAGAGGTTGCTGGGCTTCAAGTCCCTATGAATAACATTCGCCGAATGTATATACTTCAGCCCTCGAAGAATCTGATACAAGAAGTACTGCAAAGCATTGCAACATACACCAATCAGTCTTTCAATCATCCAAACCATTTCACCAACACAAAGTGACAAAACTAACAATGGGGGCTGGTTAGAGAACTATAAGAGCCAAGACCGGTACCTGACAATGCTCCTCAGATAGACCTTGATTGGAGCGAATAATTTGATGCAGATCAGTATCCATGAGCTCTGCGGCCATGTATACGTCCGAAAACTCTCTCCTAACAGGTGGAGGAATCACATCCCTTATAGCTATGACCTGTTTTAACCATATCAAAATTCTATTTTTAGGATTTTAGCAAAAGATTCCATACCAAAAACAGTTATATCTACTTCACTACTTTAAGTCTTTAACTGTCTTTCCCAAAAGCTTCTACTTCAGCTAGTTAAGTTATTAAAAATAGCAAAAATCCATTTCATGAAATTAGATGTCAACTTTCACATAACACATGCATACAAGGCTTATAAGCAGTTAAAGCTGAATTCAAAAGCACTTTCAATAAAAGCAGCAAAACAAACACTCACATTTTCATGATCCAAATGACGAAGCAGCTTAATCTCACGGAGCGTGCGCTTGGCGTCCATGTGATTATCGAAAGCGTTGGCGATTTTCTTGATCGCGACCATCTCGTTCGTCTCCGAATTCAACACCGAGCTGCAAAAACAACCGAATATTCCGATCATCAGAAAAAACCAAATCAAAAAACGAAAAAAGCCAGAGCGATCCTGCggagagaaaaaaaacgaCGAACCAGACGATGCCGTATGCGCCGCGGCCGATCGGCATGATAGGAGGGCGGTACTTGTTGGTGATCTCGAAAGTGTTGCCAAAAATGTTGTACTGAATGTACTGGCCGCCGTGGGAGGAGACCGCCGGGAAGTCGCCGTTGCCGGAGGGGAGGTCGGCCATTTCTTAGTGGGAGTtgactttctctctcttcttcttcttcttcttcttctacagtgacacttattcttctttcttctctctctagaAATGAGCTTTGAGTGTTTTGGAGTTGGTGAAGGTTGACGGAGAAGACATGTGAGAGGGGGGGGGCTTTTATACCCGAGGGAGAAGGGTGGTGCTGCGAAAGCGCGCCACAGACTAAAACCGGTGGGGACGCGTTTGAGGGGAGCAGATCGGAGGGCTGAGAATTGGGCCGCCTCAGATGGACGGGTGAGATTCGTTCAAAGGAGTTTTCAACGCCCGTCGTTGTGCGATTTTCTGAagtttcatttattttatgaGGATGATGACGGGGAGACGGAGGTTTGCGTGTAGGTGGTCAGTAAAGGActttatttatgtttttgggttctattaatttaatttaatttaattttcagACGTCAAAATTACAAGAGATATTGAACAATTAACACTAGTGAGATAAGTgctcggttttgacttttgagaGTTTATCAAACATTTCGGAATAGAAAATttatagaaaaaagatgttgaTTATAGCGCAAGAAAGAAAACCCAAACTCTTGggttatatgtacacattgagtgagagagaagtgtcaatgcagcttatggacaTTGCACAAGTTACCTATTCTAAGATAAATGTCAAACAGAGAAATACATGCATAAAAATAGTCTTTTGACAGGATAACCAAAAGTCTTGAAGCATTACTATTTAAATGCACTGCAGTACGGAGAGAAAGCATGAAGATTGTAAAGAGAAAAAACTCCACAATCGCATACTCTATTTGACTAACAAGGCAAATATCCATACGcaagaaaaattagaaatgaGGAAGATATGGATTTGAGCAGTGAATGTACTTCAAATcttatcattattattatcaGTAGATAGAAATCTTCTATAAAATTTGATAATAATATGCTCTATTGACAAAAGAATATTAAAGAGAAGAAACttggaaagaaacaatgtaaatCTGTAATTGGATAATTTAGGTTGGATAAGACAAGATTAAGTGGGTTTAATTAAGCCACGACTTGTACGCAGATACTAGATTCCGATACATTATTGGGTGTTTTTTATTCGCGTGTCCCGTACATCTGTGCATCACCAAGAGTTTTATAAGTCAATATTTTCCGGCACGTTTATCACCCGATTCTAAAGAATGTCCTAAAGGACAAGGCTGGCTTCTACTTTGGGTTTCAAACGGTTTCGTTTAACTTAAGTTTGATTTTCCAAAGTTAGGAATCTGATAGTAAAATTGTAGTGTATAAACGTGCACACTCAATGATTTATGTAAAAATGTGTATTATCTAATACATCAACATAAACCTCGACAAATACTTTTATAAATCTATAAGTTAGATCTTAATTTTCAATATAAGATATATATTCCCAACACGCTCATGCACGTGTAGTAAATTTTCAAAAAGTGGATAACATTTTGAGTGACGTAAAGTCTATATGGTCATTTGAGCTTCACACATAGACGTAGGCAATCCACTCTGATACCATCATAAAGCGACATGGAGTTTATATCAAAAACTAATTGGTAATAGATGAAGTGACACAAATCCTTATAAACCCACAAGGTATGTCTCAATTCTCAATATAAAATGTATATTCTTAACATATTCTTATTCTTGGTTTGTTGAAACATTTAtcccattttctatttatccATTGGGGGATAAAATGTGCATCTCTAGCTTGACCATTCATGACGTGGAAACATACAGAGACTATGAGGAACTGCAACAAAAATTAACATGTACTGTACGTATTTCATGTAGTCATAGGTCTTCTAGGTATTGTTCTCGTATAAAAAGGGATTGAAGTCTAGTCTATCTTTGGCCGCAAGTGAATgacaaaatgagtatcttatACATCATCTGGTCCTAACTAaatagaaggagaagaagaagaggatttctttcttcctctcGGCATATATGACAGATACGATGGATCCACTCCATTTTCGGCCAAATGCCTAATTATGTAGCTTCTTTCTAAGATTGATCATAGTCTAATATGTCATATAACTAGAAAAAGGTCGTGTTCATCTAGTATTATAAAGTGACGGCCGGCTCTTAATATCTAAACTATGTTAAGCCAGACAATAAGTAGGTACTACTGTTAGGTAAGGTCTTCAACAATTGACCATATATGCAAAGATCTCATAGTTTGATGCCAATATAGATGCGTGTCCTTAGTTCTTCTATACTGGTCCGGATTTCATCATGGATCCCATTCTTTATGCGAAACTGTAAACTTATATAATATATGCTCTTTTTATCAGGACTCTGTTCGTTTTCCTCATTTAGTTACTCGCTTCCCCCTGTTTCCATTGGTGTCTTAATAAATGGAAAAACCCCGTCCTGCCCAATCAGCTATGGTCTCCTTGCCTCCACTCAAAGCCGGGCCAGTGATTTTCGGGGCTATAGGCGGAACGAAAAGATATAGCTCCTTACATTTTAATGTAAtcacaatttgtttttttgcaAACGCAACATAGTTTGCTAATTAAAAAGAGTTTGCGAATTGTAATTTGCAGACAAGACTCACCCacaaattgaatttttgttaacaaaaaagaaagaaaaactacAAATGAGCCCCCTAGAAAAATTTGCTAGAAACTATTGCCCAATTCCCAAATATGCTAGaaactaaaaaagaaaaaaattatttcataAAAGAGGAAATGACGAACAAttacaataaaataaaaataattatagatatagccaacaaaataagaaaatcgAAGTATTATTTTATGAAACTGAGAATAATTAATTAGAACTTGTGGAGTCATAACCACGaaggaaaatttaaaatacCTAAATCTACTTCACCTTAAccttagatatatatatatatatatatatttaactaaaaaatatacacggcttattttatttttcatggaCTTACTTGGTTTAGGGGCTTAGGCGGCCGCCTGTTAAGCATACTCACAGGACCGGCCCTGCCTCCACTCCTATAATGTCCAAGTCTCAAATCTATCTCAACCGTGCGAGGAAACATTTTGGGTCCCAATACTCGAAGTTAGgttttattgttttatttattttgaggTTTTTGTCGTCACCCCTTTAGACTGGATTGATTTATCTACATTTTGAGTGACCTGGTCAAACTAGGAAATGTCACTCCTAAAAAGATGCAGCTAGATCAAGAAATATTATGCCTCAGGGAGCCTGGCATAGATTTCCATTTAGCATAATCACATCATGCACAGAATTTTGGAagggagaaaagaaaagttaAAGTGTTGCAAACTCTTTGCTCAATTTAGATTGGAGCACACTTAGAACTCCAATAAGCACTTTGTGATTTATGTGGACATTGTGAAACTATGACCATTACTCCATTAGTATTCATACGATTTCTTTATCCTAAGTATTTGTATAATCCTAAGAATATTCCAAACAAAGAAGGATACGATCACGGTACTACATTATTGCAATGTGGATATGAATGGTCTAAAGTCCAAACAAAGGAGGAGTCAAATTATTGCACGATATCGATTGCAAGTTTGCAACGTGGATGTGAAGAACTCTAGTCTTGCCCTTCATTTGGTCCCTGCCACTTGAGAAGTGGAGATCCTATCAAAAGAAACGTGTTTTCTTTACGGTTCAGACGATGGGTCTACCATTTGTAAAATGATTATAAAACGAGAAAGGGCTTAAAAGTTGGCACGAGCATCTCTCTTTTCATAATTCCGGTGCCCACCGATGCCCCTTTCCCGGAGACTTAACTCATCTCATCGGTGAAAACAACTCTCTTTGGAAATCAGCACTCTGTAATATCAAGACTAATCGACCAGAGAAATAGAGGTACCATCTTATCTACACTAAGGTCATTCAATCCTACAACTGGCTGCGTTTCTACGAGACTTTGCCAGCTTAAAATCCCTACGCAAATTGACCAACCCGATGTGCTGTACACGTAAAATGAATCCTGTCTGGCGGCAAAACCCAGTTGTATTGGCCCAATCTACGCTACGGTAATGTAGGCTGCTAGAAGAAACGAATTCATTTTCAGATATGAACGCAGAGTTGGCTGGACAGACCGGCAATAATGAAAACCAGGATTGCCTGATCCAGACTAGCTAACTATATCCAATATTCAAAGATGAAACTAACCCACCGGAATGCAGTGCCTTATGATTAGAAGGGTCGACCTTGGCGGATCACCCATGCCTCTTTGTTTATAGTGTTGACCAGGCAAGCAAAAATAAACTATACTGTGTATGCACCACACATCCAAACCAGCCATGAACACATTAAACAAACGAAAAATGGGGGGTTTCAGAGCATAAGTACAGAGGTAAAACGGTATTTAAAGTAAAAGATGTTGTATTATTTAATCTAAATGATGATTACCAAATCATTCTATCCAATTCAACACATTCATCAAACTGAAACTGAAATCCGACTTTCCTAACCCATAGAAACAACACCAACTGCCTAACGGTCAGACCTGAGGTACGGAAAAATACAAAAGGCACGCAGGCATTGGCATCATCCTTAATCCTCAATAGAGTTCCACCGCTTAAGCTTCGGCAAACCTGCGAAATATAGATACAGAGATAATTTTAGGACCATTTTTCACACCTGCACACTACAATATCAGATACAGAAAGTGGAGACCTACCCAAGCTCAGAGAGCCTCTGGTGAGCTGAAGCATAATCAGCAAAGAAAGCATCTTCATCCTGAAAGGAGGGTTGGCAATCAGtaaaataagtaaatattAAGCAGAACACAGATAGGTAATGCTGGCTTTCCactacaaaataaaatacataCCGCAGCATATTTCTCGACAAGAGGGCGGAAAACGGGATCTGAGAGAAGAGCTTTGTCAGTTGGAAGCTGTAGAAGACCTTCCTTCTCTCCACTCAACAGTACACTGATAATTCCACGAAATTTATAAGTCAGTTCACATAACCAACTGTATATGAGTAGGCATAGCCCGCAGACCATGCATTGCAAAAGCCTTGAACAGAGAAACAAAACTCACGTGAAATAGGAGTTGTCAAAGATAAGGGGGTTGGGGGTCCAGGGTCCCTCAAATCCAGATCGTTCCTTGTGTGCCCTTCCCTGAATCATACCAGCAACATTAGGCAAAAAGAAATCTCTATGTGCATACTTTATGACCAAAATGCAGGTAAAATAAATTCCCAATATTATTAACGTACCAAGGTGTGACCACCAGAGAGAGCAACAATGTCCTGGTCGCTCAAACCCATGGTTTTGCCAAACACATCCCTCAAATGGTCAGAACCTGCAACAATTTAGGAGCACATATGGGTTCAACCACTTAAGTTCAGCATTGCATATAATAAACAGGATGACCAAGCCCAGTttgttgaaaataaaatactaaCCTTTGCCAGCATCGGGAAGACGGCCTTCTGGTGGTGGTTCAGGCTTGTCCTGGGAAAACAGAGAGCATTATCAATATCTTAAGCATAGAGGTCAAAATATTAgcgcattttttttatttactcaATCTTCAGCAGACTATCACacattgttttgttttaattactAATGCACacattatataattaataaacccaaaaaagaaaagggatAACAATAAAAGTGACGGTTCCAAAAAAGAAGCATGAAACATGACTTGAGCAAAtaattcaaaaagaaaaaaaagtaaaaagtgTCATGAACCATGAGTTTGAGCAGATAATCAAGCATTGTCTTGTTTTAGTTCCACAGAAATATCTTATAaaattgggggggggggggaatggaagaagaaaaaagcttATTAACGTCAGACACTAGAAAATGAACAATCCAGGACTATGCAAATGCATCCGCTTTGAATGTAAAACATTGCTAAGGTCTTAATAACAAGTAATTAAAGCGAAATCAaggtagttttttttaacacaACAATCTAATTTCCGAAACATGAACACTATAATGTGGTAATAGTAACAAAAACCTACACTAACAACTTTCAAACCACAATCATGTCAACAACTGAAATACATCCTAACAAATTAGTGAACCTCAATAAATACTTAAATTCCAATCAGACACATAAGAACAATAATATATACATCGATATAAAATTAACAATCAAAGCAAACACTGACCTCTCTTCCGGGGTGGAATGGAACATCAGGTCCACCAGTGATCTCAACAGCAACAACTCCAGCCAACTGttccaaaaccaaaattaaaaaataaatccgGTAATTTAAACCacagaaaatacataaattCATACAAGTGTTAAATTATAATGACCTGGTAGAAGTCAGCATAAGAGAGAATAGGGAACTGCTCCTTGATTGGCTCCAAGAGCCTGACAGCAATGTCAAGACCATTGTTAGCACCGTGAGCGAGCTCAGCCGGTTTCTTCATGGTTCCGAATGGGCCTCCGGTCTTGGTTTTCACATCGTAGGTTCCAGCAGAGTGCCATCTGCACCCCACCACACACAATCAAAACCTCACTCACacaaaatttttattattcaaatAAATAGTAGAGAGTGAGACAGATCGGAGGCGTACGCGAGACGGAGCATGAGAGGGGCGCAGTTCTTCTCGGCGATCAGGCCTCTGAGCTTCCTCTTGGCCTTGTCGACTGCCTTCTTGTACTCCTCGCTGACGGTTGGGTAGCACTTCCCCATGGTCAGATATAGGTCCTGCAAATTTCAGATCAAAAATGTCAGATCGGGATTCCAGAGCAACGCCGGCGCCGGCATTGGAATCGAATCCGGATTTCGAAACGAGGTCGTTTAGATCGGTAGTGTGGTAGGCACACGTTACCTGTAAAGCAGATGCGAATGAAGAGAGAAATGAGAGGTCAAAACCCTTGCGATCGGAGATGGACTGTCACGAGTAGAGGCACGAGTCGAGGGAGGAGTGAGGATGATATAGGGGCGCCGGTGAGGAAAGAGAAGGTTCTAGTGTTTTTTATCTCGGCCGTCTGATTTTGTGGGGGGATTTGGACGGTTTCGATTGGGTCGGACGGTTGTGATTTAATGGGGTTTGGTGGGGCTGTTCAGGGCCAATTTTTGTCAGTCAAGACCTTTGTGTTTTTGTGATTGGGAgaaaatttctaattttctcgATCGTGTGCGACGAGAAAAAGGAAATCTGGGGCCCACCTGCTAAAGTTATTTCCCAATGATGTGAAACGGATTGGTTTGGGTGAATGACTAAAGTGCCCTCCTTCAATTTCTGTGCTTACTGAATTTTTATTAACTTTCTCTATGGATGAATCTATagatttaacaaaaaaaatgaggaTGACAACTATATGTAACGCGTCTGTTACTAATTATTTGTGATTATGCTTCTGGATCTGGTAATTTTGAAAGAGAAATgttagaatgaaatatgaaataGTTTTCTAACTTAAAATTTATAACTAAATGTATTGTTAAGTTATACGTATTagtttaaaaattatatttatgaagaaaatgattaaaaatattttccaCTACTGCATGCTGCAAGGATCGTGTCGTCATTGTTGGACTTTTGCCAGAATTCATTGTCTCATAACTTCATACCAAAATCTTTGATCAAGAACGatctttcaaatttttttaatgcaCAAATGATTTTTCAATGTAATGAAGTATATTGCAAAAAAGTCAGAAAAATATGTATCActatcttataaaaaaaaattctgattataattataaatgcTCATCCAATTTTGAATTTATACTGAAGCATTCAATTTACATAGAAGTGTTACACACCCTTATAAAATATGTCATAAAGTAAATGCCGACCACAATTTTCTTTGACACTAATTTCCACCTAAAGCCGGAAACAATTAATACtgagaaaaaaaagttaataCCGGGGAAATTCAAGTACAAAAAAATGCATCAGTAAGGTCATTTTGGTCATTGTGTGTGTGAACGCTAAATGCAGGTGGAAGATTCTCTGATTGAGCTATGATCAAAACCACTTGGCAAAACAGCGTACCCATATTTCACTGCTCTCAAATCATTGGTGCActtttctctttttaattttttatttatgcaAGCTGTACCGCCATTGGTTGGCGTCGCTCTCTATACCCAATTAGACGGCGCCACGTTGCTCAGGTTTCTGGATCTCAACTAAGGCGGGCTGAAAGCCTGGAGAAATTTTCCAACGTAACACCACGTCTACCCTTCCGATTATAATTTGCATATTTCAACCATTTGGTCAAAGATTATTTTAGATTTTcttctaaaattctaaattctaaCCTCCTATCCTCTAAATTCTAAACTCAAAATCATTAAAATCTCAATATTATTTtacgaataataaaaatatattaaattataatattagtATAATAAATTCACATGTAGAAATATAACAGATAAGGAATATTATTAGAAATTGTCACGTAGTACTACGgtaacatataaaaatttctcgAAAGTCTAAAaccaaaatacaaaaaaaattgcaaataTGTGAACAACAATTTTCATTTATGAAATAAGAAATTCTCCTCAAATTTGGAATGGAAAATAATCgagatatatcattttttaaataattttaaataataaaactaATTTTGGTATGAAATTGAATCCACCATTATGTCAAAAGTTGTGCCGTTTTCACAATCACATGCATACTTGCCATCACCTAAAGGTCATGATCTAATTTCATTTTCCTACGACATAATATgacattttttaattttttttatcagaaCAGTAATACATATTTGAAGGTACACATATTGGCCTCCATAAGGTGATGAAGACACAAAAGGAATGAAGATCAAGTTAGGGGGGAGAATTGAAGTTCTTTCctagttggactaggaaaTTACCTAGACGGGCCGGTATGTACCTCAAGGCAATAGGGTGTGATTGATTTCAATTATGGGTAGAATTATCTATATTTGGGAATTTAGAAATTGTTATAGAAAAGAGGTTTATGGTATAAGGTGTATTCCATAtttatatggatttttttccttttctatcaAAATGTGTTTTAGGAAGGGAATTGGATTTAATTAGTGCTAGGGTTTGGTGGCTGGCCGTGAGTTATCAAaaggagatatatatatatgcagtggGGTGGTACAGAGGCTGTGGTGATTGATGCCTTATATACATACTAGAGACAAAAAGAAAGATAcgtgagaaaagaagaagaaaatagagagaaggagagaaagagagaaaaaggagaaaagaggAGAGAAGTGAGAAGAATTTCACATCAACAAGGAGATTTGTTATAGGAGATCTTagtgactccattgaagaccttagtggcatCATCGACAAGCTTAGTGAAGTCGAAGTACGTGTGattacaacgatcttagtgaggttgtatcgacacttgaagcaacgatcttagtgaggttgttccatgcttgattgtgactatcaagtaagaagtatttttacttttgagaataatattatcattgattaaggtgtaatcattgtaatatgaattgttcaatagaaaagtaaaatttctTCTATATATTCCACTGCTATTACTCGTTGTTGTTcaatct encodes:
- the LOC126786495 gene encoding mitogen-activated protein kinase 3-like translates to MADLPSGNGDFPAVSSHGGQYIQYNIFGNTFEITNKYRPPIMPIGRGAYGIVCSVLNSETNEMVAIKKIANAFDNHMDAKRTLREIKLLRHLDHENVIAIRDVIPPPVRREFSDVYMAAELMDTDLHQIIRSNQGLSEEHCQYFLYQILRGLKYIHSANVIHRDLKPSNLLLNANCDLKICDFGLARPTAENELLTEYVVTRWYRAPELLLNSSDYTAAIDVWSVGCIFMELMNRKPLFPGKDHVHQMRLLTELLGTPTESDLGFVRNEDARRYIRQLPQHPRQQMVKLFPHVHPLAIDLVDRMLTFDPTKRITVEEALAHPYLERLHDVADEPVCTVPFSFDFEQQPLGEEQMKDMIYREAISFNPEYA
- the LOC126786499 gene encoding L-ascorbate peroxidase, cytosolic, with the translated sequence MGKCYPTVSEEYKKAVDKAKRKLRGLIAEKNCAPLMLRLAWHSAGTYDVKTKTGGPFGTMKKPAELAHGANNGLDIAVRLLEPIKEQFPILSYADFYQLAGVVAVEITGGPDVPFHPGREDKPEPPPEGRLPDAGKGSDHLRDVFGKTMGLSDQDIVALSGGHTLGRAHKERSGFEGPWTPNPLIFDNSYFTVLLSGEKEGLLQLPTDKALLSDPVFRPLVEKYAADEDAFFADYASAHQRLSELGFAEA